A window of Bacteroidota bacterium genomic DNA:
ATCAGAGCAAAAAGAACTTTCTGATTTTATCTCAGAAGAAAATCTGAAACCGGTCCGGCTACTGAACACGCATTGCCATATTGACCATGTGTTCGGAAATTCCTTCATCGCAAAAAAATATAATCTCGAACTGGAAATCCATAAAGAAGATTTGGAAGTGCTTCATTCGCTTCCGCAGGTTTCACACTTATATGGATTGAATGCCGAAGAATCAGTAGAGCCGTCAAAGTTTCTGGAAGAAGGAAGTAAATTAACTTTTGGAAATTCTTCGCTGGATATTCTTTTCATTCCCGGTCATTCTCCGGGAAGCGTTTGTTTTGTTTCACACGCAGATAAATTTGTGATTGGCGGAGATGTTTTATTTCAGGGAAGCATCGGCAGAACGGATTTGCCGGGAGGAAATCACGAAGGGCTTCTTGCAAACATTCGCGAAAAATTATTTACGCTGGATGATGACTATACAGTTTTTCCCGGGCACGGAGGAGAAACCACTATTGGGTTTGAGAAAAAGAACAATCCTTTTTTAATTTAGCGCGATGAGAAAAATCTTTTTTGCGCTTTTGTTTTTTTCAATTGTCGTGCTGAGCGCAGTCGAAGCATCTTTCGCGCAGCGCGCAAAAATAGATTCCCTCTTCACGGTTATTAAAACAGATAAAGAAGACACCAATCAGGTTCTTCACCTGGCAGACCTTTCCGCGAAATTGATGCACGTGGGAGCATACGACAGCGCGGCTGTATATGGAGAAAAAGGAATTGCGCTCGCTGAAAAAATTTCTTACGACCTCGGGCTTATCAAAGCACTCAACAATTCAGGAGAAGCATATCGCAACCTGGGAAATTTTCCCAAGGCATTGTCGTTTGAACTCCGCGCGCTTGGCATCAGTGAAAAACTTGGCGACAAAAACTGGATGGCGGGAAGTTATTCGAATATCGGAAGCGTTTACCGCGCGCAGGGAAATAATAAAAAGTTTCTCGAATACCAGCAGTCAGCTTTAAAGTTGTATGAAGAAACCAGTAATAAAATAGGAATCGGATGGTGTTACAATAACATCGGGCTCGCGTACCAGGATTTGGGAGATTTGGACAAGGCGCTGGAAAATCTTTTTCAATCGGCAAAAGTTTTTAAAGAGGCAGGAAATAAAAAAGGGCTTCTCTTTAATTACAACAACATCGGAGCAATTTATGAAGACAAAAAAAATTTATCCGAAGCGCTGAAATATTTTCTTCTCTCCATGGAGATGAACAAAGAGTTTGGCGACAAGGGATGGATGGCGCTGCATAGTTCCAACATCGGCACCATTTATTTCAAGCAGGGAAAATACAAAGAGGCGGAAGAATATCTTAAGAGGGCTGAAAAAATTTCAAAAGAAATTTTTCACAAAGAGCATTTGCGTGATGCTTCGGGCGCGCTGGCGCAGTTGTATGATTCGCTGCACGACTATAAATCCGCCTATGAATATCACAAGCAATTCAGCGATGTAAAAGACAGTTTGCTGAACGAAGAAAGCGCGAAACAGATTGCCGAAATGCAAACCAAGTATGAAACCGAAAAGAAAGAACAACAAATCACTTTGCTGAATAAGGACAAACAACTTCAGGATGCGCAGCTGAATCGCCAGAAAATAATTATCTGGTCGGTGGCAGGAGGATTATTAGTGGTGCTGACACTTTCCATTTTCATTTTCCGCGAAAGAAGAAAGAGCGAAAAACTTTTGCTGAATATTTTGCCAGCAGAAACAGCAAAAGAATTAAAAGCAAAAGGCAAAGCATCGCCAAAATATTATGAGAGCGTAACCGTAATGTTCACCGACTTTAAAGGATTCACCAACATTGCCGAAAAACTTTCGGCAGAAGAATTGGTTTCCGAACTGGATTTTCTTTTCAAAAAGTTTGATGAAATAATTTCAAAATACAACATTGAAAAAATAAAAACCATTGGAGATGCTTACATGTGCGCCAGCGGATTGCCGACTCCTAATTCTAATCATGCAGAA
This region includes:
- a CDS encoding MBL fold metallo-hydrolase — protein: MISIQGFTFNPFEENTYILFDETKECILIDPGCSNPSEQKELSDFISEENLKPVRLLNTHCHIDHVFGNSFIAKKYNLELEIHKEDLEVLHSLPQVSHLYGLNAEESVEPSKFLEEGSKLTFGNSSLDILFIPGHSPGSVCFVSHADKFVIGGDVLFQGSIGRTDLPGGNHEGLLANIREKLFTLDDDYTVFPGHGGETTIGFEKKNNPFLI
- a CDS encoding tetratricopeptide repeat protein → MRKIFFALLFFSIVVLSAVEASFAQRAKIDSLFTVIKTDKEDTNQVLHLADLSAKLMHVGAYDSAAVYGEKGIALAEKISYDLGLIKALNNSGEAYRNLGNFPKALSFELRALGISEKLGDKNWMAGSYSNIGSVYRAQGNNKKFLEYQQSALKLYEETSNKIGIGWCYNNIGLAYQDLGDLDKALENLFQSAKVFKEAGNKKGLLFNYNNIGAIYEDKKNLSEALKYFLLSMEMNKEFGDKGWMALHSSNIGTIYFKQGKYKEAEEYLKRAEKISKEIFHKEHLRDASGALAQLYDSLHDYKSAYEYHKQFSDVKDSLLNEESAKQIAEMQTKYETEKKEQQITLLNKDKQLQDAQLNRQKIIIWSVAGGLLVVLTLSIFIFRERRKSEKLLLNILPAETAKELKAKGKASPKYYESVTVMFTDFKGFTNIAEKLSAEELVSELDFLFKKFDEIISKYNIEKIKTIGDAYMCASGLPTPNSNHAEEIVKAGIEIQSWMKEQNNKWSLRMGIHSGPVTAGVVGDKKFAYDIWGDTVNTASRMESSGEPGKINISGTTYQILQGFQNLEGLEFKFRGKIPAKNKGEIEMYFVERSEMRSIHEHN